From Vibrio artabrorum, a single genomic window includes:
- the nrdA gene encoding class 1a ribonucleoside-diphosphate reductase subunit alpha, translating into MNQQLTVTKRNGRKETIDLEKIHRVITWAAEGLHNVSVSQVELKAHIQFYDGITTTDIHETIIKSAADLISEETPDYQYLAARLSVFHLRKKAYGEYEPPALYDHVAKLVDMGKYDSHLMEDYTKAEFEELDAYIDHKRDLNFSYAAVKQLEGKYFVQNRVTKEIYESAQFLYILVAACLFAKYPKSTRLDYIKRFYDASSTFKISLPTPIMSGVRTPTRQFSSCVLIECGDSLDSINATASSIVRYVSQRAGIGINAGRIRALGSEIRNGEAFHTGCIPFYKYFQTAVKCCSQGGVRGGAATVFYPLWHGEVQSLLVLKNNRGVEENRVRHMDYGVQLNKLMYSRLVQGGNISLFSPSDVPGLYDAFFENQDRFEALYVKYENDPSVKRETVKAVELFSLLMQERASTGRIYIQNVDHCNTHSPFDSEVAPVRQSNLCLEIALPTKPLSNVEDDEGEIALCTLSAFNLGAINELDDLAELSELVVRALDALLDYQDYPLPAAYKSTMNRRTLGVGVINYAYYLAKNGVKYSDGSANGLTHRTFEAIQYHLLKASVELAKEQGRCPSFHETNYAKGLLPIDTYKKDIDLVCEEPLHYDWDSLREEIMEHGLRNSTLTALMPSETSSQISNATNGIEPPRGYVSVKASKDGILKQVVPDFLNLKENYELLWNIGTNDGYLHLVGIMQKFVDQAISANTNYDPSVYDSGKVPMKQLLQDLLTAYKYGVKTLYYHNTRDGAKDDQGDAVQVPEEDCEGGGCKI; encoded by the coding sequence ATGAACCAACAACTTACTGTTACCAAGCGTAACGGGCGCAAAGAAACGATCGATTTAGAGAAAATCCATCGCGTGATCACATGGGCAGCTGAAGGCTTGCACAATGTTTCTGTATCACAAGTCGAATTGAAAGCTCACATTCAATTTTACGATGGCATCACCACGACTGACATTCATGAAACTATCATCAAGTCAGCTGCGGATTTAATCTCTGAAGAGACTCCGGATTACCAATATCTAGCAGCACGTCTATCTGTATTCCACCTACGTAAAAAAGCGTACGGCGAATACGAGCCGCCAGCACTGTATGACCACGTAGCAAAACTGGTTGATATGGGTAAATACGATAGCCACCTAATGGAAGACTACACGAAAGCGGAATTCGAAGAGCTTGACGCGTACATCGACCATAAGCGTGACTTAAACTTTTCTTACGCAGCGGTTAAGCAACTTGAAGGTAAATACTTCGTGCAAAACCGTGTAACAAAAGAGATCTACGAGAGTGCTCAGTTCCTTTACATTTTAGTTGCTGCGTGTCTGTTCGCGAAGTACCCGAAATCGACTCGTCTTGATTACATCAAACGTTTTTACGACGCATCGTCTACGTTTAAGATTTCTCTGCCTACACCGATCATGTCTGGTGTACGTACGCCTACTCGTCAATTCAGTTCTTGTGTACTGATCGAGTGTGGTGACAGCCTTGATTCAATCAACGCAACGGCAAGCTCAATTGTTCGTTACGTGTCTCAACGTGCTGGTATTGGTATCAACGCAGGTCGTATCCGTGCGCTAGGTTCTGAAATCCGTAATGGTGAAGCGTTCCACACGGGCTGTATCCCTTTCTACAAATACTTCCAAACAGCCGTAAAATGTTGTTCTCAAGGCGGTGTTCGTGGTGGTGCTGCAACCGTGTTCTACCCACTATGGCACGGTGAAGTTCAGTCTCTGCTCGTTCTGAAAAACAACCGCGGCGTTGAGGAGAACCGTGTTCGTCACATGGATTACGGCGTACAGCTGAACAAGCTTATGTACTCTCGCCTAGTTCAAGGTGGTAACATCAGCCTGTTCTCACCTTCAGACGTACCAGGCCTTTATGATGCGTTCTTCGAAAACCAAGATCGTTTTGAAGCGCTATACGTTAAGTACGAAAACGATCCTTCAGTGAAGCGTGAAACAGTTAAAGCGGTTGAGCTTTTCTCTCTGCTAATGCAAGAGCGCGCTTCTACTGGCCGTATCTACATTCAGAACGTTGACCACTGTAATACGCACAGCCCGTTTGACTCTGAAGTCGCACCTGTTCGTCAATCGAACCTGTGTCTAGAAATCGCGCTTCCTACTAAGCCGCTTTCTAACGTAGAAGATGACGAAGGCGAAATTGCACTGTGTACGCTTTCAGCATTCAACCTTGGCGCAATCAATGAACTGGACGACCTAGCAGAGCTTTCTGAACTGGTTGTTCGTGCGCTAGATGCACTGCTGGATTACCAAGACTACCCGCTTCCAGCAGCCTACAAATCGACCATGAACCGTCGTACTTTAGGTGTCGGTGTAATCAACTACGCATACTACCTAGCGAAGAATGGTGTTAAGTACTCTGATGGCAGCGCGAATGGCCTGACTCACCGTACTTTTGAAGCAATTCAATACCACTTGCTAAAAGCATCTGTTGAACTCGCGAAAGAGCAAGGTCGTTGCCCATCTTTCCACGAGACCAACTACGCGAAAGGCCTACTGCCAATCGATACTTATAAAAAAGATATCGACTTAGTATGTGAAGAGCCACTGCATTACGATTGGGATTCTCTACGTGAAGAGATCATGGAGCACGGTCTGCGTAACTCTACGCTAACAGCGCTTATGCCTTCTGAGACTTCGTCTCAAATCTCGAACGCGACTAACGGTATCGAGCCACCACGTGGTTACGTATCAGTGAAAGCATCGAAAGACGGTATCCTAAAGCAAGTAGTTCCAGATTTCCTAAATCTTAAAGAGAACTACGAACTGCTTTGGAACATTGGTACGAACGACGGTTACTTGCACTTAGTGGGTATCATGCAAAAATTCGTTGACCAAGCTATCTCTGCAAACACTAACTATGATCCAAGTGTTTACGACAGCGGTAAAGTACCAATGAAACAGCTGCTTCAAGATCTACTCACCGCGTACAAGTACGGTGTTAAAACGCTTTACTATCATAACACTCGCGATGGTGCTAAAGACGACCAAGGCGATGCCGTTCAAGTGCCGGAAGAAGATTGTGAAGGCGGCGGTTGTAAGATCTAA
- the nrdB gene encoding class Ia ribonucleoside-diphosphate reductase subunit beta: protein MAYSTFSQQKNDQLKEPMFLGQSVNVARYDQQKFEIFEKLIEKQLSFFWRPEEVDVSSDRIDYNKLPEHEKHIFISNLKYQTLLDSIQGRSPNVALLPLVSLPEVETWIETWSFSETIHSRSYTHIIRNIVNDPGVVFDDIVENEEILKRAKDIAFYYDDLIKLTADYHRYGEGNHNINGEDVKISLHDLKKKLYLCLMSVNALEAIRFYVSFACSFAFAERELMEGNAKIIKLIARDEALHLTGTQHMINLLRNGQDDFAFMQIAEECKQECFDLFKQAAEQEKEWAEYLFKDGSMIGLNKDILCQYVEYITNIRMQAVGLGTAYPEATSNPIPWINAWLSSDNVQVAPQEAEISSYLVGQIDNEVKADDFEGFEL from the coding sequence ATGGCTTACAGTACTTTTTCTCAGCAAAAAAATGACCAACTAAAAGAACCAATGTTCTTGGGTCAGTCGGTAAACGTTGCACGTTACGACCAACAAAAATTCGAAATCTTCGAAAAGCTAATCGAGAAGCAGCTTTCTTTCTTCTGGCGTCCAGAAGAAGTAGACGTGTCTAGCGACCGTATCGACTACAACAAGCTTCCTGAGCATGAAAAGCACATCTTCATCTCTAACTTGAAGTACCAAACGCTTCTAGATTCTATCCAAGGCCGCAGCCCTAACGTTGCCCTACTTCCATTGGTATCTCTACCAGAAGTAGAAACTTGGATTGAGACTTGGTCTTTCTCTGAAACGATTCACTCTCGTTCTTACACGCACATCATCCGTAACATCGTGAATGATCCAGGCGTAGTATTCGACGACATCGTTGAAAACGAAGAGATCCTGAAGCGCGCGAAAGACATTGCTTTCTACTACGACGATCTCATCAAGCTCACGGCTGACTACCACCGCTACGGTGAAGGCAACCACAACATCAACGGCGAAGACGTTAAGATTTCACTTCATGATCTGAAGAAGAAACTTTACCTATGTCTAATGTCTGTAAACGCTCTAGAAGCGATTCGTTTCTACGTAAGTTTTGCATGTTCATTTGCATTCGCTGAGCGTGAGCTAATGGAAGGTAACGCGAAGATCATCAAGCTAATCGCTCGTGATGAAGCACTCCACCTTACAGGCACTCAGCACATGATCAACTTACTGCGTAACGGCCAAGACGACTTCGCATTCATGCAGATTGCAGAAGAGTGCAAGCAAGAGTGTTTCGACTTATTCAAGCAAGCGGCTGAGCAAGAGAAAGAGTGGGCAGAATACCTATTCAAAGATGGCTCAATGATTGGTTTGAACAAAGACATTCTTTGCCAATACGTAGAATACATTACCAACATCCGTATGCAGGCGGTTGGCTTAGGGACGGCTTATCCAGAAGCAACGTCGAACCCAATTCCATGGATCAACGCTTGGTTGTCTTCAGACAACGTTCAAGTTGCTCCACAAGAAGCAGAAATCAGTTCTTACCTAGTTGGCCAAATCGACAACGAAGTAAAAGCTGACGACTTTGAAGGATTTGAGCTGTAA
- the yfaE gene encoding class I ribonucleotide reductase maintenance protein YfaE, with protein sequence MPTIKINKLTSIESNPSNTLLETMEQAGLEPEYNCRDGHCGACRCTLDSGEVEYVGFAMAYTQVDEILPCICKAKTDLSLSNVIHRSKQKRA encoded by the coding sequence ATGCCAACAATCAAAATCAACAAGCTGACTTCAATTGAATCTAACCCTTCAAACACTCTGTTGGAAACAATGGAACAAGCGGGCTTAGAGCCAGAATACAACTGCCGAGATGGTCACTGTGGCGCTTGCCGCTGCACGTTGGATTCTGGTGAGGTCGAGTACGTTGGTTTTGCTATGGCTTACACCCAAGTCGATGAGATTTTGCCATGCATCTGCAAAGCAAAAACTGACTTATCGCTGAGCAATGTGATTCATCGGAGTAAGCAGAAGCGCGCCTAG
- a CDS encoding CinA family nicotinamide mononucleotide deamidase-related protein encodes MTKIAMLSTGEEVLHGDIVDTNAAWMSAEFYQNGFALAKRSTVGDQMNTLVEELLMLSFNYDVIIVNGGLGPTTDDMSAAAAAAASDQKLVMFPQWLARMEEMFSGRGVPMPDSNLKQALLPASAEIVDNPVGTACGFKLKINDATFYFTPGVPSEFKRMITFEILPDLARTYPQVIASECSRLFTFGLSESGISDVLDELKLPEGYELGYRSYLPFIEVKLFGPKSGLETRVKLLQMVFKLLEKNVVSVDEPMIDRIGHIMAVRKNTLSVSEVSTKGALSAWLQSNEQIEDCFGHSWVMAEPKETELEKSDPLAATFALAGATREKCGTELALVTGKLDGSTFSVALSSEAGEWGQVLEFYRQYNREDARTIIKTVAADMLRRHLDNKPMFGDYSSLKRVKDMFIPSANIK; translated from the coding sequence ATGACAAAAATCGCAATGTTAAGTACTGGTGAAGAAGTTCTTCATGGAGACATTGTCGACACAAACGCGGCTTGGATGTCTGCTGAGTTTTACCAGAATGGTTTTGCTCTTGCTAAGCGTTCTACGGTCGGTGATCAAATGAATACCCTGGTTGAAGAGCTGTTAATGCTGAGCTTTAACTACGATGTGATTATCGTCAATGGAGGGTTGGGGCCGACCACGGATGACATGAGCGCTGCCGCCGCTGCTGCTGCTTCCGATCAGAAATTGGTCATGTTCCCTCAATGGTTGGCTCGTATGGAAGAGATGTTCTCGGGTCGTGGCGTGCCGATGCCTGATAGTAACCTCAAACAGGCCTTGTTGCCGGCAAGTGCTGAGATCGTTGATAATCCAGTCGGTACTGCCTGTGGCTTTAAGCTGAAAATCAATGATGCAACGTTCTATTTTACGCCTGGTGTTCCGAGCGAATTTAAGCGTATGATAACGTTTGAGATCCTTCCTGATTTAGCTCGCACTTACCCTCAAGTGATTGCTTCTGAGTGCAGTCGTCTCTTTACCTTTGGTTTATCTGAATCGGGAATCTCTGATGTGTTGGATGAATTGAAGCTGCCTGAAGGGTATGAGTTGGGTTACCGCTCTTATTTGCCGTTCATTGAGGTAAAACTGTTTGGACCTAAGTCTGGCTTGGAAACTCGCGTCAAGTTATTACAAATGGTGTTTAAACTGTTAGAAAAAAATGTAGTAAGTGTCGATGAGCCGATGATTGATCGTATTGGTCACATTATGGCGGTGAGAAAAAATACCTTATCGGTCTCTGAAGTGTCAACCAAAGGTGCGTTATCAGCTTGGTTACAATCGAATGAACAGATTGAAGATTGTTTTGGGCACTCTTGGGTCATGGCCGAGCCAAAAGAGACGGAACTAGAAAAGAGTGATCCATTGGCCGCTACTTTTGCACTGGCCGGTGCCACAAGAGAAAAATGCGGCACTGAATTAGCGTTGGTTACGGGTAAGTTAGACGGTAGTACGTTCAGCGTTGCACTGTCGAGCGAAGCGGGCGAGTGGGGGCAGGTACTTGAGTTTTACCGCCAATACAATCGCGAAGATGCACGTACTATTATTAAAACGGTCGCGGCAGATATGCTAAGAAGACACTTAGACAATAAGCCCATGTTTGGTGATTACTCTTCATTAAAACGAGTGAAAGATATGTTTATTCCTTCGGCTAATATTAAGTAA
- a CDS encoding DUF3943 domain-containing protein, with protein sequence MAKSPLLTKVTAALSILLSVNSVASQYDFDQPINLSYTDECTQDYCVNQNLYTYKPNNNYALSESSDQYDLTIDKQPIYLTVSDDRDWDYLMGQTYTILGLSVATVGLMTLLPESITKWDDDQRDISALGKKWKDNVSKGPVWDRDEHFLNYVMHPYFGGIYYTAARHAGYDEFESFLYSWTMSTFFWEYGVEAFAEVPSWQDLFVTPFFGAVVGELMLDAEQDIVASGGEVMGSEIMGDVSLFFLNPVGHIHYWVSDAWGGDAEVNLNTNPWWDNQDAAKFAYDAGAKYDSQFVGMNFKVTF encoded by the coding sequence GTGGCCAAATCACCGTTACTAACAAAGGTTACTGCTGCACTTTCAATACTGCTCTCAGTTAACTCGGTTGCAAGTCAATATGACTTCGACCAACCAATCAACCTTTCTTACACGGATGAATGTACTCAAGATTACTGTGTTAATCAAAACTTGTACACCTACAAGCCAAACAATAACTATGCTCTAAGTGAATCAAGTGATCAGTACGACCTAACGATTGACAAACAACCAATCTATCTTACGGTGAGTGATGATAGAGATTGGGATTACCTTATGGGTCAAACCTACACGATCCTTGGCTTAAGTGTCGCAACCGTAGGTCTAATGACTCTGTTGCCTGAAAGTATCACTAAATGGGATGATGACCAACGTGATATCAGTGCTCTAGGTAAAAAATGGAAGGATAACGTTTCCAAAGGCCCGGTATGGGATCGCGATGAGCACTTCCTAAACTACGTTATGCACCCATATTTTGGCGGTATTTACTACACCGCAGCTCGACATGCTGGTTACGATGAATTTGAATCTTTCTTATACTCTTGGACAATGTCAACATTCTTTTGGGAATACGGCGTAGAAGCCTTTGCTGAAGTGCCATCATGGCAAGATCTGTTTGTCACACCTTTCTTCGGCGCGGTTGTTGGTGAGCTAATGTTAGACGCAGAGCAAGATATCGTTGCTTCTGGCGGCGAAGTGATGGGCTCAGAGATAATGGGTGATGTTTCGCTATTTTTCCTTAACCCCGTAGGCCACATCCACTACTGGGTTAGTGATGCTTGGGGCGGCGACGCAGAAGTTAACCTGAATACTAACCCTTGGTGGGATAATCAAGACGCCGCTAAGTTCGCTTACGACGCTGGCGCAAAATACGATTCTCAGTTTGTTGGTATGAACTTCAAGGTAACATTCTAA
- a CDS encoding glycine cleavage system protein R: protein MNSTFIVNFIGKASPATIKQLAAVTHENNGKWLISKVNFIEDQVAGVLKVQLPAINESIVKEAFNANPDLIVQFVDSDQTHNVQETIHHLRLDSNDRAGIVNEITHVLDRQGISILDMDCNRVFIAGGGGVSSSLFTSKIAIKLPVEVKIDDVVNELETLSEDTRVVIEG from the coding sequence ATGAACAGTACATTTATCGTAAACTTTATTGGGAAAGCGTCACCAGCAACAATCAAACAACTTGCTGCGGTGACTCATGAAAACAACGGCAAATGGCTCATCAGTAAAGTAAACTTTATTGAAGACCAAGTCGCAGGCGTACTTAAGGTTCAGCTTCCAGCCATTAACGAATCCATTGTTAAAGAGGCCTTCAACGCTAACCCTGATCTCATCGTTCAGTTTGTCGATTCAGACCAAACTCACAATGTTCAAGAGACGATCCATCACCTAAGGCTCGACTCGAATGATCGAGCAGGGATCGTTAACGAAATAACCCATGTGCTAGATAGACAAGGGATCAGTATTCTAGATATGGATTGCAATCGAGTCTTCATCGCTGGCGGCGGCGGTGTTAGCTCAAGCTTATTCACCTCTAAGATTGCTATTAAACTGCCCGTCGAAGTAAAAATTGACGATGTAGTAAACGAGCTAGAAACACTAAGCGAAGATACTCGCGTGGTGATTGAGGGGTAA
- the nspC gene encoding carboxynorspermidine decarboxylase, with translation MQKSELKTPYFMINENKLIANLEIALQLKEISGVKLVLALKCFSTWGVFDIIKPYLDGTTSSGPYEVKLGHETFGGETHAYSVGYSEDDVREVADICDKMIFNSQSQLAAYRHIVEGKASLGLRLNPGVSYAGQDLANPARQFSRLGVQADHIKPEIFDEINGVMFHMNCENKDVDAFIGLLDSISEQFGEYLDKLDWVSMGGGVFFTWPGYDIEKLGLALKAFSEKHGVQMYLEPGEAIITKTTDLVVTVVDIVENVKKTAIVDSATEAHRLDTLIYNEPASVLEASENGRHNYVIGSCSCLAGDQFCEARFDEPLKMGQKLHLLDSAGYTMVKLNWFNGLKMPSIYCERSTGEIQKLNEFGYEDFKRSLSQWSVK, from the coding sequence ATGCAAAAGAGCGAACTTAAAACCCCATACTTTATGATCAACGAAAATAAGTTGATTGCGAATTTAGAGATAGCTTTACAGCTGAAAGAGATTTCAGGTGTAAAGCTGGTATTGGCACTCAAGTGCTTCTCGACTTGGGGTGTGTTTGACATCATCAAACCTTACCTCGATGGCACGACAAGCTCTGGTCCATACGAAGTGAAGCTTGGTCACGAAACCTTTGGTGGTGAGACGCACGCTTACAGTGTCGGCTACAGCGAAGATGACGTGAGAGAAGTTGCTGACATCTGTGACAAGATGATCTTTAACTCTCAAAGCCAACTTGCTGCTTACCGTCATATTGTTGAAGGTAAGGCTTCACTGGGTTTGCGTTTAAATCCTGGTGTGAGCTATGCAGGACAAGACTTGGCTAATCCAGCACGTCAATTCTCGCGTTTGGGTGTGCAGGCGGATCACATCAAACCAGAAATCTTCGATGAGATTAATGGTGTGATGTTCCACATGAACTGTGAAAACAAAGATGTGGATGCGTTTATTGGCTTGCTAGATTCTATCTCTGAGCAGTTTGGTGAATATCTCGACAAGCTAGATTGGGTAAGTATGGGTGGCGGTGTGTTCTTCACATGGCCTGGCTATGACATCGAAAAACTTGGCCTTGCGCTGAAAGCCTTCTCTGAAAAACACGGCGTTCAAATGTATTTGGAACCGGGTGAAGCCATTATCACGAAAACAACAGACCTAGTTGTGACTGTGGTCGATATTGTTGAGAACGTGAAGAAAACAGCGATTGTAGATTCGGCAACAGAAGCACACCGCCTTGATACGCTTATCTACAACGAGCCAGCATCGGTGTTGGAAGCGTCTGAAAATGGTCGCCATAACTACGTGATTGGTTCGTGTTCATGCCTTGCAGGCGATCAGTTCTGCGAAGCAAGGTTTGATGAGCCACTTAAGATGGGTCAAAAGCTGCACCTGTTAGACAGTGCGGGTTACACCATGGTGAAACTGAATTGGTTTAATGGCTTAAAAATGCCATCTATCTATTGCGAGCGCAGTACTGGCGAAATTCAAAAGCTGAACGAATTTGGCTATGAAGATTTTAAACGCTCATTGTCACAATGGTCGGTCAAATAG
- a CDS encoding carboxynorspermidine synthase, whose product MAILQIGAGGVGWVVAHKAAQNNEVLGDITIASRTIAKCEKIIESIKGKNNLKDSTKKLEARSVDADDVDALVALIKDVQPDLVINAGPPWVNMAIMEACYQAKVSYLDTSVAVDLCSEGQQVPQAYDWQWGYREKFAEAGITGILGAGFDPGVVSVFAAYAVKHLFDEIDSIDVMDVNAGDHGKKFATNFDPETNMLEIQGDSFYWENEEWKQVPCHSRMLEFDFPNCGSHKVYSMAHDEVRSMKEFIPAKRIEFWMGFGDKYLNYFNCMRDIGLLSPDPLTLHDGTVVQPLHVLKALLPDPTSLAPGYTGLTCIGTWVQGKKDGKDRSVFIYNNADHEVAYEDVEHQAISYTTGVPAITAALQFFRGEWADKGVFNMEQLNPDPFLATMPEIGLDWHVQELEAGQGLPLIHELNK is encoded by the coding sequence ATGGCTATTCTACAAATTGGTGCAGGCGGCGTCGGTTGGGTTGTTGCACACAAAGCAGCGCAAAATAACGAAGTACTGGGTGATATTACCATCGCTTCTCGCACCATCGCGAAGTGTGAAAAAATCATCGAATCGATTAAGGGTAAAAATAACCTGAAAGATTCAACTAAGAAACTAGAAGCACGTTCAGTAGACGCTGATGATGTTGATGCGCTTGTTGCTCTGATTAAAGACGTTCAGCCGGATCTCGTGATTAACGCGGGTCCTCCTTGGGTAAACATGGCTATCATGGAAGCGTGTTATCAAGCGAAAGTCTCTTACTTAGATACATCAGTCGCGGTTGACCTATGCTCTGAAGGCCAACAAGTACCACAAGCTTATGATTGGCAGTGGGGCTACCGTGAGAAGTTCGCTGAAGCGGGCATTACAGGTATTCTTGGTGCGGGTTTTGATCCCGGTGTGGTTTCGGTATTTGCGGCATACGCGGTTAAGCACTTGTTCGATGAGATTGATTCCATTGATGTAATGGACGTGAACGCTGGCGACCACGGTAAGAAGTTTGCAACTAACTTCGATCCAGAAACAAACATGTTGGAGATCCAAGGCGATTCTTTCTACTGGGAAAATGAAGAGTGGAAGCAAGTGCCTTGTCACTCTCGTATGCTTGAGTTTGATTTTCCAAACTGCGGTTCTCACAAGGTGTACTCAATGGCGCACGATGAAGTTCGTTCAATGAAAGAGTTCATCCCTGCGAAACGTATCGAGTTCTGGATGGGCTTTGGTGATAAGTACCTAAATTACTTTAACTGCATGCGTGATATCGGTCTTCTTAGCCCAGATCCGCTAACACTGCACGATGGTACCGTGGTTCAGCCGCTTCATGTTCTTAAAGCGTTGCTGCCAGACCCGACATCTCTCGCTCCGGGTTACACAGGTTTAACGTGTATTGGTACTTGGGTTCAAGGGAAGAAAGACGGAAAAGATCGTAGTGTATTCATCTACAACAATGCCGACCATGAAGTGGCTTACGAAGACGTAGAGCATCAAGCGATCTCTTACACAACGGGTGTTCCTGCGATCACGGCAGCGCTTCAGTTCTTCCGTGGTGAGTGGGCGGATAAAGGCGTATTCAACATGGAACAGCTCAACCCAGACCCGTTCCTAGCAACCATGCCGGAAATCGGTCTAGATTGGCACGTTCAAGAGCTGGAAGCTGGTCAAGGTTTACCTTTAATTCATGAGCTGAACAAATAA